One window of Halodesulfovibrio sp. MK-HDV genomic DNA carries:
- a CDS encoding methyl-accepting chemotaxis protein, with protein sequence MLRKFKIATRIQILFALLLLSLGGLLFEYWQSANALMDTSSIEVNKRMTLQEKEKITAATTILASALSASLDQVTDPVEQQKIIQKAFTQIRFEKDKSGYFYAYKGTTCFAHGANPSLIGKNLDQLKGPNGTYIIQELFQIAKAGGGITEFQWKKPGEGLQPKIGSAQFISGTDIWIGTGIYMSNIRENQAVFKTTLMSLVRPRIILAATLFGIFLFGIMFLCLFIIRSILHPLATVTDGAKYIANGKLDLHIPTDGSDELSELALAMNAMSKELVTGHNDLQKASSEAKEKAQAAALAQKDAEKNRHDLQTSYDEILRTAQMLEQAALQSKTMMGTLMGHMDVVGEKSYDQQNQMNEVDHAMENLHQAAILIKELANQAMSQGKMELEAVREGFQMIEKSLSSIKAVHKKANTLQEQMSQLDRQAESINQVMVVISDIADQTNLLALNAAIEAARAGDAGRGFAVVADEVRKLAEKTMEATREVGGTISGIQQATQVNAQSMNGIAEDITQTAELAEESGERFKQIADGAETTYNRSLQISEAADRQASEYSQVSTALGQMEGIVASSGEEVQGATQVIVNLGETTEQIATVTEDLRHHANTSS encoded by the coding sequence ATGTTGCGAAAATTTAAAATTGCTACCAGAATTCAGATACTTTTTGCCTTACTCCTATTATCTCTGGGGGGATTACTTTTCGAATACTGGCAATCTGCCAACGCACTCATGGATACGAGTTCGATCGAAGTTAACAAGCGAATGACTCTTCAAGAAAAAGAGAAAATAACTGCTGCAACAACAATTCTTGCTAGTGCTCTTTCAGCTTCCTTGGATCAAGTTACTGACCCGGTTGAACAGCAAAAGATAATTCAAAAAGCATTTACACAGATTCGTTTCGAAAAAGATAAATCTGGTTATTTCTACGCGTACAAAGGCACCACTTGTTTTGCTCATGGGGCAAACCCGTCTCTTATTGGGAAAAATCTTGATCAATTAAAAGGCCCTAATGGCACATACATTATTCAAGAACTATTTCAAATTGCCAAAGCGGGTGGTGGGATTACTGAATTTCAGTGGAAAAAACCCGGTGAAGGACTGCAGCCTAAAATTGGCTCTGCTCAATTCATTTCAGGAACAGATATCTGGATCGGTACCGGTATCTACATGTCAAATATCCGAGAGAATCAGGCCGTATTTAAAACAACTCTTATGAGTCTTGTGCGTCCTAGAATCATTCTTGCCGCGACACTATTTGGTATTTTCCTGTTCGGGATCATGTTTCTTTGTCTCTTTATCATCCGTAGTATTCTACATCCGTTGGCAACTGTTACGGATGGTGCGAAATATATTGCAAATGGCAAGCTTGACCTGCACATCCCGACTGATGGTTCAGATGAATTGTCTGAACTTGCCTTAGCCATGAATGCTATGTCTAAAGAGCTTGTTACAGGCCATAATGACCTACAAAAAGCTAGCTCAGAGGCCAAAGAAAAAGCTCAGGCAGCAGCCTTGGCTCAAAAAGATGCTGAAAAGAACAGACACGATCTTCAAACATCATATGATGAAATTTTGCGAACAGCTCAGATGCTTGAACAGGCAGCTTTGCAAAGCAAGACTATGATGGGAACCCTTATGGGACATATGGATGTTGTGGGTGAAAAGTCTTATGACCAGCAAAATCAGATGAACGAAGTTGATCATGCGATGGAAAATCTGCATCAGGCCGCAATTCTTATTAAAGAGCTTGCCAATCAGGCTATGTCGCAAGGAAAAATGGAGCTTGAGGCTGTTCGTGAAGGCTTCCAGATGATTGAAAAATCTCTTTCATCTATCAAGGCTGTCCATAAAAAAGCCAATACCCTTCAAGAGCAGATGAGCCAACTTGATAGACAGGCAGAATCCATTAATCAGGTTATGGTTGTGATTTCAGATATTGCAGATCAGACCAACCTGCTTGCTCTTAACGCAGCGATCGAAGCGGCGCGGGCAGGAGATGCAGGTAGAGGCTTTGCTGTTGTGGCAGATGAAGTACGTAAGCTTGCAGAAAAAACAATGGAAGCAACTAGAGAAGTAGGCGGCACAATTTCCGGCATCCAGCAGGCAACGCAAGTAAACGCGCAATCCATGAACGGTATTGCTGAAGACATTACTCAGACTGCTGAGCTTGCGGAAGAATCTGGAGAACGTTTTAAGCAAATCGCTGATGGTGCAGAGACGACCTACAACCGTTCGCTACAGATTTCTGAAGCAGCTGATAGACAGGCAAGTGAATACTCTCAGGTGTCCACAGCCCTAGGACAAATGGAAGGTATTGTTGCATCTTCTGGTGAAGAAGTTCAGGGAGCGACGCAGGTAATCGTCAATCTCGGTGAAACTACGGAACAAATTGCAACCGTAACAGAAGATTTGCGGCATCACGCCAATACGTCTTCATAG
- a CDS encoding efflux RND transporter permease subunit, which produces MSITEWSLRNNVTSLAIFILIAVAGVITLATIPRQEDPDFVVRTAVVTTQFPGASPQKVEELVTDKLEEKIREMGEVDYVESQSFTGLSIIEVNIYESIRDVAPAWQKLRNKVDDTIPLLPPEASVPYVNDEFGDVFGFLIALTSDGYTYREMKDEIDIIRNKILRFQKVSKVELWGEQEERIFIEFSNARFAELGVSPFALASVIQSQNIIKPSGQVYDDPERINIRSTGEFLDVDDIRQLSLRFPGGKESVALSDLTDIKRGFVDPPTTMVQYNGKPAILLAVSMKVGNNIIQLGKELTTLVENVNEELPAGLDLEMAIYTPEYVQTSIFDFLINLAQAFVFVILVMLLFAGIRVGLICGTLVPMAMLTALIFMPLFDVMLERISIAAMIIALGILVDNGVVVSESILVKLGAGQDRKQAVISTAKELSFPLLAASLTTVFAFLPIPLAPSSAGEYCVSLFVVITLTLAASWLLSMTMVPMMCFYLLKPQPSVETFSSKIYNAYRKLLMLALKNRFIALAIVFGLFGAALTGFKSVPNIFFPPNERGQFMIDFWQPYGTDIRATERRYEKLEKFLMKQKEFKSVLTFVGTGGPRWYLPLDLEQQNENLATLIINIDSFDHLESFMDKTEHEIIENFPDTRFRLKEMMLGPPAGASIELRVAGDSIEELYDLREKIGEILKNTSGVTVVWDDWGEWTKEFVIEVNQDRARRAGLSSQDIAMSMQMQMSELPVSEFRDGDTVIPIVLRSDDDYRDQADKIPGMNVYSYTEKLSVPLAQVANAHFIWQPSNVRRRDEVRTMTVMADVVGRYASDALQEIKPKLDKLVESDQWPLNYTLEVGGEDEESRKAQAALMANMPLAMGLLIIVLVTQFNSIRKPIIILLTLPPMMIGVAPGMLLTGQPFGFMPLLGLISLLGIIVNNAIMLIDRIDVLEKSGVDIRNALVLSGLQRSRPIIMTTITTIVGLVPLIVSGGGMWRPMAVLMVSGLTVASGLTLVLCPVLYSTFFRVNFKGYEWDSAILNKAKE; this is translated from the coding sequence ATGAGTATTACGGAATGGAGCCTCCGGAATAACGTAACGTCTCTTGCAATATTCATCCTTATTGCAGTTGCCGGTGTTATTACACTTGCGACTATCCCTCGACAGGAAGATCCGGATTTTGTTGTTCGTACGGCTGTTGTCACGACACAGTTTCCAGGTGCATCACCGCAAAAAGTCGAAGAGCTCGTCACCGATAAGCTTGAAGAAAAAATTCGCGAAATGGGTGAGGTTGACTATGTCGAGTCACAATCTTTTACAGGCCTTTCCATCATCGAAGTCAATATTTATGAAAGTATCAGAGACGTAGCACCTGCTTGGCAAAAGCTAAGGAACAAAGTCGACGATACTATCCCGTTATTACCCCCTGAAGCTTCTGTTCCTTATGTTAACGATGAATTTGGAGATGTGTTCGGTTTCCTTATTGCGCTTACAAGTGATGGCTATACGTATCGTGAAATGAAAGATGAAATAGATATCATTCGTAATAAAATTTTGCGCTTTCAAAAGGTTTCCAAGGTCGAATTATGGGGTGAGCAAGAAGAACGAATTTTCATCGAATTTTCAAATGCACGCTTTGCCGAGTTAGGAGTTAGCCCTTTTGCGTTGGCATCGGTTATTCAATCTCAAAATATTATCAAACCTAGTGGGCAGGTGTATGATGATCCCGAACGGATTAACATTCGCTCAACAGGTGAATTTTTGGATGTTGATGATATTCGTCAACTATCACTGCGCTTTCCGGGTGGTAAGGAAAGTGTAGCGCTTTCAGATTTAACCGATATTAAGCGCGGTTTTGTTGATCCACCGACCACAATGGTACAATACAATGGCAAACCTGCCATTCTTCTTGCCGTCAGCATGAAAGTTGGAAACAACATTATCCAACTCGGCAAAGAGCTTACAACACTTGTGGAAAATGTTAACGAAGAGTTACCCGCCGGCCTCGACCTTGAAATGGCTATCTACACGCCTGAATATGTTCAGACTTCTATCTTCGACTTTCTCATAAATCTGGCGCAGGCGTTTGTCTTCGTTATTCTCGTCATGCTTCTTTTTGCTGGCATACGTGTAGGTTTAATCTGCGGAACGCTTGTTCCAATGGCTATGCTGACAGCCCTTATTTTCATGCCTTTATTTGATGTAATGCTTGAGCGAATATCCATTGCAGCCATGATTATCGCTCTGGGGATTCTTGTGGATAACGGGGTTGTTGTAAGCGAAAGCATACTTGTTAAATTGGGAGCAGGGCAGGATCGAAAACAAGCGGTTATAAGTACCGCGAAAGAGCTCTCTTTCCCTCTTTTAGCAGCCAGCCTCACAACTGTTTTTGCATTCCTTCCAATCCCGCTAGCTCCAAGTTCTGCCGGAGAATATTGTGTATCATTATTCGTGGTAATCACGTTGACTCTTGCAGCCTCATGGTTGCTATCGATGACCATGGTGCCAATGATGTGTTTTTACCTGCTCAAGCCGCAGCCAAGTGTAGAAACCTTTTCCAGTAAAATCTATAATGCCTATCGCAAGCTATTGATGCTGGCATTGAAAAATAGGTTTATCGCTCTTGCTATTGTCTTCGGACTATTTGGTGCTGCCCTGACAGGATTTAAATCAGTGCCGAACATATTCTTCCCTCCCAATGAGCGCGGGCAGTTTATGATCGATTTTTGGCAACCATATGGCACTGACATTAGGGCGACAGAAAGACGTTATGAGAAGCTTGAAAAGTTCTTAATGAAACAGAAAGAATTTAAATCTGTGCTGACATTTGTAGGTACAGGTGGACCACGTTGGTATCTACCTTTAGATCTTGAGCAACAGAACGAAAATCTGGCTACGTTGATCATTAATATCGATTCTTTTGATCATTTGGAAAGTTTTATGGATAAGACAGAACATGAGATCATAGAAAATTTTCCAGATACACGTTTCAGATTAAAGGAAATGATGCTTGGCCCACCAGCAGGTGCTTCAATTGAACTGAGAGTTGCTGGAGATAGCATAGAAGAACTCTACGATTTACGTGAAAAAATTGGGGAAATTTTAAAAAATACTTCAGGCGTAACCGTCGTTTGGGATGATTGGGGAGAATGGACTAAAGAATTCGTTATCGAAGTAAATCAGGATAGGGCGCGACGTGCTGGGCTTAGTAGCCAAGATATAGCTATGTCCATGCAAATGCAGATGTCAGAATTGCCTGTTTCTGAATTTCGTGATGGTGACACGGTCATCCCTATTGTTTTGCGCTCAGATGATGATTATCGAGATCAAGCAGACAAAATTCCGGGTATGAATGTTTATTCTTATACTGAAAAACTAAGTGTGCCTTTAGCACAAGTCGCCAACGCTCATTTTATCTGGCAACCGTCCAATGTTCGACGCCGTGATGAAGTCCGAACTATGACGGTGATGGCTGATGTGGTCGGAAGGTATGCGTCTGATGCTTTACAGGAAATTAAACCAAAGCTCGATAAGTTGGTAGAATCAGATCAATGGCCGCTAAACTATACTCTGGAAGTTGGCGGTGAAGATGAAGAAAGCAGAAAGGCCCAGGCAGCATTGATGGCAAACATGCCACTGGCAATGGGACTTCTCATCATTGTGCTGGTTACCCAATTCAATTCAATTCGTAAGCCCATAATTATTCTGCTGACCTTGCCGCCTATGATGATAGGCGTTGCTCCCGGAATGCTTCTAACGGGGCAACCTTTTGGTTTCATGCCGCTTTTGGGACTAATCAGCCTACTGGGCATTATCGTCAACAATGCAATTATGCTTATTGATAGGATTGATGTGCTCGAAAAAAGTGGGGTTGATATTAGAAACGCTCTAGTATTGTCCGGATTACAACGGTCGCGTCCTATTATAATGACTACGATTACAACCATTGTCGGGCTTGTGCCGTTGATAGTCTCAGGTGGTGGTATGTGGCGCCCAATGGCAGTACTTATGGTTTCCGGTTTAACAGTAGCAAGCGGGCTAACTCTTGTACTGTGCCCAGTCCTTTACTCCACTTTTTTCCGCGTCAACTTTAAAGGCTATGAATGGGATTCAGCTATCCTAAATAAGGCAAAAGAGTAG
- a CDS encoding PhzF family phenazine biosynthesis protein, with amino-acid sequence MRLPIFQVDAFTDTIFGGNPAAVCELTHWLPDSVMQKIAEENCVAETAFFLAVDDGFEIRWFTPEFEIDLCGHATLATAHVITRHLQPSLSSVKFHSKSGILSVSADSELLTLNFPSRKPVPCSIPQIIIDAIQTEPTEVLKSRDYVLVFEDEETIKSIKPDLALLNQIDIGMGGIAVTAKGNTVDFVSRFFTPQASISEDPVTGSAHCSLIPYWSEKLHKESMVALQLSSRVGKLFCRDLGERVLISGKAATYLEGHITI; translated from the coding sequence ATGCGATTACCAATTTTTCAAGTTGATGCTTTCACAGATACCATTTTCGGTGGTAACCCTGCTGCCGTTTGCGAATTAACGCACTGGCTACCTGATAGTGTTATGCAAAAAATAGCGGAAGAGAATTGTGTAGCGGAGACAGCGTTTTTTCTTGCTGTAGATGATGGTTTCGAAATCCGGTGGTTCACTCCAGAATTTGAAATCGACTTATGCGGACATGCTACGCTTGCAACTGCACATGTCATTACACGCCACCTGCAACCCTCATTGAGCTCGGTGAAGTTTCATTCTAAAAGTGGAATACTTTCGGTTTCCGCAGACAGCGAGTTATTGACCTTAAATTTTCCTTCACGCAAGCCCGTGCCCTGCTCTATTCCTCAAATCATTATTGATGCAATTCAGACTGAACCAACAGAAGTTTTGAAGTCGCGAGATTATGTCCTTGTATTTGAAGATGAAGAAACGATTAAAAGCATAAAGCCAGACTTGGCGCTTCTTAATCAAATAGATATTGGGATGGGTGGCATTGCTGTCACAGCTAAAGGAAACACCGTCGATTTTGTGTCGCGTTTTTTTACGCCTCAAGCCAGTATTTCAGAAGATCCTGTCACGGGCTCTGCCCATTGTTCTCTGATTCCGTACTGGAGTGAAAAACTGCACAAAGAATCAATGGTCGCTTTGCAGCTATCATCACGAGTCGGAAAACTCTTTTGTAGAGATTTGGGCGAGCGAGTCCTAATTTCTGGCAAAGCAGCAACCTACCTCGAAGGGCATATCACAATCTAA
- a CDS encoding LysE family translocator has translation MNVWGSEIAVVVAIIVLAVISPGPDFAIIVRNGLLYGRKNGLFTALGIASGISVHISYTLLGLGYAVAKSAWLLEAAKYLGAAYLVYLGCMSIYSSFKNGSAKLSLENADSCLSKNTSYGNFAAYKNGFLCNALNPKTAMFFLALFTQVISPSTPKSVQIGIGIFISGIHLLWFSLVVLLLTNSKSSKFVAKSKAWIERGVGGSLIGLGTKVVCDI, from the coding sequence ATGAATGTATGGGGAAGTGAAATAGCAGTTGTCGTTGCAATCATTGTTCTGGCTGTAATTAGTCCGGGCCCGGATTTCGCTATAATAGTCCGTAACGGATTACTTTACGGCCGCAAAAATGGTCTTTTTACGGCTCTTGGAATTGCCTCTGGCATATCGGTTCATATATCATACACGCTTTTAGGGCTTGGTTACGCCGTTGCAAAGTCTGCATGGCTGCTGGAAGCTGCCAAGTATTTAGGAGCAGCCTATCTCGTTTATTTAGGCTGTATGTCGATTTATAGCAGTTTTAAAAATGGCTCAGCGAAGCTATCGCTTGAAAATGCAGATAGTTGCCTTTCGAAAAATACAAGCTATGGCAATTTCGCTGCATACAAAAATGGTTTCCTTTGCAATGCGCTTAATCCTAAAACCGCCATGTTTTTCTTAGCGCTATTTACACAAGTAATCTCTCCCTCTACCCCCAAAAGTGTTCAAATAGGCATTGGCATATTCATTTCAGGTATCCATTTACTTTGGTTTTCTCTTGTTGTCCTCTTACTCACAAATTCAAAATCTTCAAAATTTGTGGCAAAGAGTAAAGCTTGGATAGAAAGAGGTGTTGGGGGAAGTCTTATCGGTTTAGGGACTAAAGTTGTGTGTGACATTTAG
- a CDS encoding LysR substrate-binding domain-containing protein encodes MHSLPPLGVLMTFCIAAKHESFTKAAAEMHVTHGAVSKAVKKLEQHFGLPLFHRQNRQLVLTKEGQSFAEELSDIMFRLESACSKVRTKKETPSLAVSCEPSLTMRWLMPRLGEFYERHPEMDIHLSTAGGPVDILSANLDMAIRRSDFVWPASYSATSLGTERIGLVCSPEYWHKNKNLPKKLLHTRTRPEAWRDWIKLTSITSDISSEQLYDHFYFSLQAAVAGLGIAVGPEPLVIDDIRQGMLVAPFGFVNTGVDYVVLSVVNPEQDSRLNFFYLMAEGRAKLLAVRDLANLF; translated from the coding sequence ATGCATTCCCTTCCTCCTTTGGGAGTTTTAATGACATTTTGCATTGCCGCAAAACACGAAAGCTTTACCAAAGCAGCAGCAGAAATGCATGTGACTCACGGTGCAGTAAGTAAAGCTGTAAAGAAGCTGGAGCAGCATTTTGGGCTACCGCTTTTTCACAGGCAGAATCGTCAACTAGTGCTTACAAAAGAAGGGCAGTCATTCGCCGAAGAACTATCAGACATAATGTTCAGACTCGAGTCAGCGTGTAGTAAGGTGAGAACAAAAAAAGAGACTCCGAGCCTTGCAGTATCATGCGAGCCTTCTCTTACCATGCGCTGGTTAATGCCAAGATTAGGAGAATTCTACGAACGGCATCCAGAGATGGATATTCATCTTTCGACAGCAGGCGGCCCTGTAGATATTCTTTCTGCTAACTTGGATATGGCAATCCGTAGATCTGACTTTGTATGGCCTGCTTCCTATTCGGCAACATCACTGGGTACGGAACGAATTGGACTAGTTTGTAGTCCAGAGTACTGGCACAAAAATAAAAACCTGCCGAAAAAACTCCTCCACACTCGCACCCGACCAGAGGCTTGGAGAGATTGGATTAAACTAACTTCGATAACGTCCGATATCTCTTCAGAGCAGTTGTATGATCACTTTTACTTTAGTCTACAGGCTGCTGTAGCAGGATTAGGTATTGCTGTTGGACCTGAACCTTTAGTGATTGATGACATACGGCAGGGGATGCTCGTTGCGCCTTTTGGATTTGTGAACACAGGTGTGGACTATGTTGTCTTATCTGTTGTGAATCCAGAACAGGATAGTAGACTGAACTTTTTTTATCTCATGGCTGAAGGGAGAGCTAAACTTTTAGCTGTTAGAGATCTGGCTAATTTATTTTGA
- a CDS encoding diguanylate cyclase, with protein sequence MNNDSPQPTILVVDDSESNIEMVLAILDNYDVIPATSGKDALDMVASEHIDLILLDILMPQMSGFEVCEKLKVSEQTKDIPVIFLTAQKDEDSIESAYLTGGVDYVTKPFKPVELLARVKVHLDLQNLIQKLEYLATRDSLTGIYNRRKFFKLAEKMFATYDEHLYAIMLDIDFFKKVNDQYGHNAGDIVLKQTTDVISSLLPSSSIFGRIGGEEFAVVLTASSDEQVIALLDNIVSTYANTSMKVDSIHEIQCTLSCGMTQKVESIKTIDDLLKEADAALYEAKQTGRNKRVIRAARR encoded by the coding sequence ATGAATAATGATTCGCCTCAACCAACGATACTTGTCGTAGACGATTCTGAGTCTAATATTGAGATGGTTCTTGCTATTCTGGACAATTATGATGTCATCCCTGCGACCTCAGGAAAAGATGCTTTGGATATGGTTGCGAGCGAACATATTGACCTTATCCTGTTGGACATTCTGATGCCGCAAATGAGTGGTTTCGAGGTTTGCGAAAAATTGAAAGTGTCTGAACAGACAAAAGATATTCCAGTGATCTTTCTTACAGCCCAAAAAGACGAAGATAGCATTGAATCTGCATACCTAACAGGTGGAGTCGATTACGTTACAAAACCCTTTAAACCAGTAGAATTACTCGCCAGGGTAAAAGTGCATCTTGATCTTCAAAATCTTATTCAAAAATTAGAATATCTGGCAACAAGAGACAGTTTGACAGGTATTTACAATCGCAGGAAATTTTTCAAATTAGCTGAAAAAATGTTTGCCACGTACGATGAGCATCTCTATGCCATAATGCTGGATATTGACTTCTTCAAGAAAGTTAACGATCAATATGGACATAACGCCGGGGATATTGTTCTGAAGCAAACGACAGATGTTATTTCTAGCTTATTACCTTCTTCTTCCATATTCGGGCGGATAGGCGGAGAAGAGTTTGCCGTAGTGTTAACAGCATCATCTGATGAACAGGTGATAGCGTTGTTGGACAACATTGTCTCAACGTATGCAAATACGAGTATGAAGGTTGATTCGATACACGAAATCCAATGCACGCTAAGTTGTGGAATGACTCAAAAAGTTGAGTCAATTAAGACAATTGACGATTTACTCAAAGAAGCCGATGCAGCTTTGTATGAAGCAAAGCAAACAGGAAGGAACAAAAGAGTAATACGTGCCGCAAGACGCTAA
- a CDS encoding efflux RND transporter periplasmic adaptor subunit has product MRVRPDVWFLLILIATTTGLVGCGEEVAKPPPPKKVIVYRVPDILKTRIWSTSGTAKDVLETILSFRVSGMIISLPVDVGQKVKTGVLVAELDPTDYLLEMREAKASLQDILAELRNAKLDYDRKEKLVNMDVISQSEFDLAASYLDSMKAKSAAQNERIAIAKRNLSYTRLFVPEAGTISSVPAEVHTNVAIGEPVATLNSRGMLEMDVGVPDRLIAMVKLNQPVDIRFDVFRDLELEGTVKEVGVRSNETSTFPVTISIGTTDKRIRSGMVGEVSFNFKQAEQYRLVVVPAAAVFGLADGKRYVWIVDTENAVHKREVTISLPGEGGLIVQKGLKPQELIVVRGVHSLQEGQKVRPQEQ; this is encoded by the coding sequence ATGCGCGTGCGTCCTGACGTATGGTTTTTGCTGATACTGATTGCAACCACAACCGGCCTTGTCGGTTGTGGTGAAGAAGTTGCAAAACCACCCCCTCCTAAAAAGGTCATTGTGTACCGCGTGCCGGACATTTTGAAAACTCGGATCTGGTCTACTTCAGGGACAGCAAAGGACGTTCTTGAAACAATCCTTTCATTTCGGGTCAGTGGGATGATCATTTCACTTCCTGTAGATGTAGGACAAAAGGTGAAAACAGGAGTTCTTGTAGCAGAGCTTGATCCTACTGATTATCTTTTAGAAATGCGTGAAGCAAAAGCATCACTTCAAGACATTCTTGCAGAGCTAAGAAATGCGAAGCTTGACTATGACCGTAAAGAAAAGCTCGTTAACATGGATGTAATCAGCCAAAGTGAATTTGACTTGGCGGCCTCTTACCTTGATTCCATGAAAGCAAAATCTGCTGCTCAAAATGAACGAATTGCAATCGCGAAGCGTAACCTTTCTTACACCCGTTTGTTCGTGCCGGAAGCTGGAACAATTAGCTCTGTTCCGGCTGAAGTACACACCAACGTTGCCATTGGCGAGCCTGTGGCGACTCTTAATTCACGTGGTATGCTTGAAATGGACGTTGGGGTTCCTGACAGACTGATTGCCATGGTGAAGCTGAATCAGCCGGTTGATATACGCTTTGATGTGTTCCGTGATTTGGAACTGGAAGGGACAGTAAAAGAAGTGGGCGTTCGGTCTAACGAAACATCAACATTCCCTGTGACTATCAGTATCGGAACAACAGATAAACGTATCCGTTCCGGTATGGTTGGAGAGGTCTCGTTCAATTTCAAGCAGGCAGAACAATACAGATTGGTAGTGGTTCCAGCCGCCGCAGTTTTTGGGCTTGCTGATGGAAAGAGATACGTATGGATAGTGGATACTGAAAATGCTGTTCATAAACGCGAGGTCACAATTAGTCTTCCGGGAGAAGGTGGATTAATCGTACAAAAAGGGCTCAAGCCACAAGAGTTGATAGTAGTCAGAGGCGTGCACAGCCTCCAGGAAGGTCAGAAAGTACGACCTCAGGAACAGTAG
- a CDS encoding cation:proton antiporter family protein yields the protein MDPIILSVTFVLGLLANRMKLPALVGFLVAGFILNAMGFTVSEDIKDIGDLGVTLLLFTIGLKLKTKQLLRPEIWAAGSIHMTLAVLFFWLIVQLFTYTGLHFFVGLSISTSLLIGFALSFSSTVFAVKIMEESGLAKSLNGRIAIGVLIIQDILAVLFITFSTGKTPSLWALLIIALLPAARWVFRYILDHTGHGELQVLFGMSLALAAGAGAFEMVGLKADLGALIMGMLLATHPRASELADSLLSLKDFMLLGFFLSIGLGGFPNMTALATAVFFVLLIPLKSMLFFFLFTRFNVSARSSFIAAINLTSYSEFGLIVGAIGVSYGWMDSKWLVVMAIALSLSFIVASPLNMQAEELFERWRNFLNRFDTEISHPDEVLISSTANWQILIVGMGRVGTQTYDFLRERFGDIILGVDADQETIQRHKDAGRDVVHADISDGDFWRRIVPLRCVKLGVLTIPNLDAKLYAMNMAKKVGSNSKLVAITEYDDEIAPLLVGGADFAFNIYDGVGIGLASEISNYLDTSNLVIEK from the coding sequence ATGGATCCCATAATCTTATCTGTTACGTTTGTTTTAGGACTTTTGGCCAATCGCATGAAGTTGCCTGCACTTGTTGGGTTTCTAGTTGCTGGCTTTATTCTAAATGCGATGGGCTTCACGGTATCCGAGGATATTAAGGATATTGGCGATCTGGGTGTTACCCTTCTGCTGTTCACTATTGGACTTAAACTGAAAACCAAGCAGTTATTACGGCCAGAGATATGGGCTGCTGGTTCAATACATATGACATTAGCCGTGCTATTTTTTTGGCTTATTGTTCAGCTGTTTACATATACTGGTTTACATTTTTTTGTCGGGCTCAGTATTTCTACATCTCTTCTCATTGGTTTCGCTTTGAGCTTTTCAAGCACTGTTTTTGCCGTGAAAATTATGGAAGAAAGTGGATTAGCTAAATCCCTCAATGGCAGAATTGCTATCGGTGTCCTTATTATTCAGGATATTCTGGCTGTACTTTTTATTACTTTTTCTACGGGGAAAACACCTTCACTATGGGCACTTCTCATAATTGCCCTACTTCCCGCAGCGCGCTGGGTGTTCCGATATATTCTCGACCACACTGGTCACGGAGAATTACAAGTACTTTTCGGAATGTCGCTTGCCTTGGCAGCTGGCGCTGGTGCCTTTGAAATGGTGGGACTCAAGGCAGATCTTGGTGCGTTGATCATGGGAATGCTTCTCGCAACGCATCCACGGGCGTCTGAATTAGCAGACTCACTGCTTAGCCTCAAAGATTTTATGCTCCTTGGCTTCTTTCTCAGCATTGGGTTGGGTGGATTTCCCAATATGACAGCACTCGCTACAGCAGTGTTTTTCGTATTACTTATTCCTCTAAAAAGTATGCTTTTTTTCTTTTTATTTACGCGGTTCAACGTCAGTGCACGTTCTTCATTTATTGCCGCTATTAATCTTACAAGTTATAGTGAATTTGGTTTGATTGTTGGAGCCATCGGAGTTTCTTATGGTTGGATGGACAGCAAGTGGCTTGTGGTTATGGCTATTGCTCTATCATTATCCTTTATCGTGGCTTCTCCTTTAAACATGCAGGCCGAAGAGTTGTTTGAAAGATGGCGCAATTTTCTTAATCGATTTGATACAGAAATATCGCATCCAGACGAAGTACTTATCTCGTCTACGGCGAATTGGCAGATTCTCATTGTCGGTATGGGGCGTGTTGGTACCCAGACATACGATTTCTTACGCGAACGCTTTGGTGATATAATTTTGGGTGTGGATGCGGATCAGGAAACAATACAGCGGCATAAAGACGCAGGACGTGACGTTGTGCATGCCGACATATCAGATGGTGATTTTTGGCGAAGAATTGTGCCGTTACGGTGTGTCAAACTTGGGGTTCTTACAATTCCAAATCTTGACGCAAAGCTCTACGCTATGAACATGGCAAAAAAGGTTGGCTCAAATAGTAAACTTGTTGCCATAACAGAATATGACGACGAAATAGCACCGTTATTAGTTGGTGGTGCTGATTTTGCTTTTAATATCTATGATGGAGTGGGCATTGGTCTAGCTAGCGAAATCAGTAATTATCTCGATACGTCTAATTTAGTGATAGAGAAATAA